The Candidatus Cloacimonadota bacterium genomic sequence CTTGAACAACGCTCTATGCTTGTAAAAAAAGCAGACAAAATTCACTTTGAATGCATCGTGCGGGGATATATCACCGGATCGGGTTGGATTGATTATCAAAAAAATGGTACAATATGCGAGATAAAGTTGCCGGAACATTTACAGGAATCAGAGAGATTGCCAAAACCTATTTTTACCCCTTCCACAAAAGCAGAGGTTGGACATGACGAAAATATCGGATTTCAAGTGATGAAGAATGAACTCGGGACTGAGCTGGCAGAAAAGATAAAAAAAATCAGTCTGGAACTTTACACTTTCGCTCACGATTTTATGAGCAAAAAAGGGATTATTCTCGCCGACACAAAATTTGAATTCGGATTAATCAACGGTGAATTAATTTTAATAGACGAAGCTCTTACTCCTGATTCTTCTAGATTTTGGCAAACATCAGAATATAAAATCGGGCATTCTCAAAAAAGTTTTGACAAGCAATTTATCCGTGAATATTTACTCAGCAAAGGGATTAAAAAAATAAAAAATATAGATGAAAATCTCAACATTTTAAATTTACCGGATGAAATAATTCGCAAAACAGTAGATAAATATTTTTCTGCATTCAAAATCATTACAGGTGAAAATAAATTATGATTCGAACAATTTTAATTGTGGACGATGATAAAGATTTTTTGGAATATCTCGTTTACGCCTTAAAACAAATTAATCTCAACATCCTCAGTGTGGACAATGGTTTTGATGCTCTCCAAAAACTTCGCGAAGAAAAAATTGATGCTGTGCTGACCGACATCGCCATGCCGGATATGGATGG encodes the following:
- a CDS encoding phosphoribosylaminoimidazolesuccinocarboxamide synthase; protein product: MNANLNKLFPMKHGKVRDIYEIGDKLLLVTSDRISAFDFVLPNLIPDKGKLLNQISKFWFGKTKAIVDNHFITDKVEEFPEILHEFKNELEQRSMLVKKADKIHFECIVRGYITGSGWIDYQKNGTICEIKLPEHLQESERLPKPIFTPSTKAEVGHDENIGFQVMKNELGTELAEKIKKISLELYTFAHDFMSKKGIILADTKFEFGLINGELILIDEALTPDSSRFWQTSEYKIGHSQKSFDKQFIREYLLSKGIKKIKNIDENLNILNLPDEIIRKTVDKYFSAFKIITGENKL
- a CDS encoding response regulator; protein product: MIRTILIVDDDKDFLEYLVYALKQINLNILSVDNGFDALQKLREEKIDAVLTDIAMPDMDGYELYTQIRNFNDDIPIIMMTGFGYDPNHVLVKARQDGLHNILFKPFEIEDLQEILNNI